The Pseudomonas sp. MPC6 nucleotide sequence CTCAGCCCGCATTTCGACGCCGGTAACTGGGAACAGGCAGGCATCGACCAGCGCCTGTTGGCCGAAGCGGCGGCGACTCACGGCCTGGCGGCCAGCCGTTATGGGCAATACCGGTTGTCGCGTACCCGGCCGGACAGTGCCATTGAACCGGACACTTTCCCGTTGCACGTCGAGTTGCAAGTGCCCCATGGCACGGCGGTGGAATCGCCTTTTGCCGGTGTGGTTCATCAGCCGGCGCCGAACCTGTTGCAACTGGACGGCCCCCAATTGAGCGTGCGGTTATGGGGCGTGACGCCGTCGCTGCACACCGGTGCGGCGCTGGTCAAAGGCCAGGTGCTGGGTTCGGTCAGCGGGCCGTTGGTGGTGCAGTTGTGCCGAGGCACTTCGTTCGATGCGCCGCTGTTTTGCACGCCATCGCGCGCCGCTGCCTGGCAAGCGTTGTGCCCGTCGCCGGCGGCGTTGCTGGGGCTGGCCTGCGATGCACCAGACGAACTCGATTCGGCGACATTGCTGGCGCGCCGCGACGCCAGTTTCGCCCGCACGCAAAAACACTATTACCTCGACCCGCCGCGCATCGAACGCGGCTGGCGCAATCACCTGATCGACATGCAGGGCCGGTCTTACCTCGACATGCTCAACAACGTCGCGGTGCTCGGTCATGGTCACCCGCGCATGGCCGCGGTCGCCAGCCGTCAGTGGTCGCTGCTCAACACCAACTCGCGGTTCAACTACGCGGCGATTGCCGAGTTCTCCGAGCGCTTGCTGAAGTTGTCGCCGGACTCCATGGATCGCGTATTCCTGGTCAACAGCGGCAGCGAGGCCAACGACCTGGCGATTCGCCTGGCGTGGGCCTACAGCGGCGGGCGCGACATGCTCAGCGTGCTGGAGGCCTATCACGGCTGGACAGTGGGCGCGGACGCGGTCTCGACCTCGATCGCCGACAACCCCAAAGCGTTGAGCAGCCGCCCGGACTGGGTCCATCCGGTGACCGCGCCGAACACCTATCGCGGCGAATTCCGCGGCGCCGGCAGCGCACCGGACTACGTGCGCAGCGTCGAACACAACCTGGCAAAAATTGCCGGGCAGCAACGTCAGCTCGCCGGTTTCATCTGCGAACCGGTGTACGGCAACGCCGGCGGCATCTCGCTGCCGCCGGGCTATTTGAAACAGGTCTATTCGATGGTTCGCGCCCAAGGCGGCGTGTGCATCGCCGACGAAGTGCAGGTCGGTTACGGGCGCATGGGCAACTTCTTCTGGGGCTTTGAAGAGCAGGGCGTGGTGCCGGACATCATCACCATGGCCAAGGGCATGGGTAACGGCCAGCCGCTGGGCGCAGTCATCACCCGCAGGGAAATCGCCGAAGCGCTGGAGGCCGAGGGGTATTTCTTCTCGTCCGCTGGCGGTAGCCCGGTCAGTTGCCAGATCGGCATGGCGGTGCTGGATGTGATGGAAGAAGAAAAGCTCTGGGAAAACGCGCAGGTCGTGGGCGGGTATTTCAAGCAGCGTCTTGAGGCGCTGATCGATATTCATCCGCTGGTGGGCGCGGTGCACGGTTCCGGCTTTTATCTGGGCGTCGAGCTGATTCGCAACCGTGAAACCCTGGAGCCGGCGACGCAAGAAACCACAGCCCTGTGTGATCGGCTCCGTGAGCTGGGTATTTTCATGCAGCCGACCGGCGATTATTTGAACATCCTCAAGATCAAACCGCCGATGGTCACCTCACGCCAGAGTGTGGATTTCTTTGTCGACATGTTGGCGAAGGCGCTCGCCGAAGGTCTGTAAACACAATTCCCCTGTGTACACGGACAAATGTGGGAGCGGGCTTGCTCGCGAATGCGGTTACTCATTCAACATTGATGTCTACTGATGTACCGCATTCGCGAGCAAGCCCGCTCCCACAGGAACGCACTTTATTCGATTATTATCGTATTTTATTGCCGATATTTAGACGGATGGAGAGATTGTCGCTTTTATAGCCGATATTTATCGGATATAAAGTCGTCGTCGCCACGGTGTGCCTCACCACACCCGGTGCTCCCATTTTTGTCATGGTCGACGCCACACTCGACCTTCAAGCACTTGCTCAGGAGCCGATTCATGAGCCGTATCGTTACCGTCGCCGCTACCCAGATGGCGTGTTCCTGGGACCTTGAAGCCAACATCGAGACCGCTGAGAAGCTGGTCCGTGAGGCCGCGGCCAAAGGCGCGCAGATCATTCTGATCCAGGAGCTGTTCGAGGCTCCCTACTTCTGCCAGAAGCCGAACCCGGATTACCTGCAGCTGGCGACGACCGTTGAAGACAACGTCGCCATCAAGCATTTCCAGAAGGTCGCCAGGGAACTGCAGGTGGTGCTGCCGATCAGCTTCTATGAATTGGCGGGCCGCGCACGTTTCAACAGCATCGCGATCATCGATGCCGACGGCAGCAACCTCGGGATTTATCGTAAAAGCCACATCCCGGACGGCCCTGGCTATCACGAAAAGTATTACTTC carries:
- a CDS encoding aminotransferase encodes the protein MPLATLIHRASLPSPQVSMEQALALLEGHYGLSGRLQALGSQQDLNYRVDSDQGPFVLKICRGDYSALELQAQHAGLRHLAGHPEVQVPRVIPANNGADLLTLDVGGQSVHVRLLDFIEGQSLTHLDHLPGSVVAGFGRLCGEMALALANFDHPGLERTLQWDARHASALIAHLLPIIKDDRQRALIADAAERAERHLQSLVDKLPVQAIHMDITDDNVVWQRDSQRQWQMRGVIDFGDLVRTWRITDLSVTCAALLHHAGGDPFYILPAVQAYHRVNPLQPAELRALWPLIVARAAVLVLSGEQQVSIDPGNEYSRDNLTHEWEIFRVATSVPLALMEAAILAAVGQGLPTIDSEGFAPLLPGLVGREFALIDLGVLSPHFDAGNWEQAGIDQRLLAEAAATHGLAASRYGQYRLSRTRPDSAIEPDTFPLHVELQVPHGTAVESPFAGVVHQPAPNLLQLDGPQLSVRLWGVTPSLHTGAALVKGQVLGSVSGPLVVQLCRGTSFDAPLFCTPSRAAAWQALCPSPAALLGLACDAPDELDSATLLARRDASFARTQKHYYLDPPRIERGWRNHLIDMQGRSYLDMLNNVAVLGHGHPRMAAVASRQWSLLNTNSRFNYAAIAEFSERLLKLSPDSMDRVFLVNSGSEANDLAIRLAWAYSGGRDMLSVLEAYHGWTVGADAVSTSIADNPKALSSRPDWVHPVTAPNTYRGEFRGAGSAPDYVRSVEHNLAKIAGQQRQLAGFICEPVYGNAGGISLPPGYLKQVYSMVRAQGGVCIADEVQVGYGRMGNFFWGFEEQGVVPDIITMAKGMGNGQPLGAVITRREIAEALEAEGYFFSSAGGSPVSCQIGMAVLDVMEEEKLWENAQVVGGYFKQRLEALIDIHPLVGAVHGSGFYLGVELIRNRETLEPATQETTALCDRLRELGIFMQPTGDYLNILKIKPPMVTSRQSVDFFVDMLAKALAEGL